The Apium graveolens cultivar Ventura chromosome 11, ASM990537v1, whole genome shotgun sequence genome has a window encoding:
- the LOC141697117 gene encoding histone deacetylase 19-like, producing the protein METGGNSLSSGPDGVKRKVFYFYDPEVGNYYYGQGHPMKPHRMRMTHALLAHYGLLQNMHVLKPIPARDKDLCRFHADDYVSFLRGITPETQQDQMRQLKRFNVGEDCPVFDGLYSFCQTYAGGSVGGAVKLNHGSCDIAINWAGGLHHAKKCEASGFCYVNDIVLAILELLKVHERVLYVDIDIHHGDGVEEAFYTTDRVMTVSFHKFGDYFPGTGDVRDIGYGSGKYYSLNVPLDDGIDDESYQSLFKPIMGKVMEVFRPGAVVLQCGADSLSGDRLGCFNLSIKGHAECVRYMRSFNVPLLLLGGGGYTIRNVARCWCYETGVALGTEIEDKMPQHEYYEYFGPDYTLHVAPSNMENKNSRAILDDIRAKLLDNLSKLQHAPSVPFQERPPDTDLPEADEDQYNDNERWDAETDMDVDEQRMPLYGRVKRELLEPEHKDVAIVREGVDMNATFMEAVKVTKPNSASMDEKPNGSEQGNSDQPSEEHSNMIL; encoded by the exons ATGGAAACAGGAGGAAATTCATTATCTTCTGGCCCAGATGGAGTGAAGAGGAAAGTGTTTTATTTCTATGATCCCGAGGTTGGGAATTATTATTATGGCCAAGGTCACCCTATGAAGCCGCACAGAATGCGTATGACTCATGCTCTTTTGGCCCACTATGGTTTGTTGCAAAATATGCATGTTCTCAAGCCCATTCCGGCTAGAGACAAGGATCTTTGTAGGTTTCATGCTGATGATTACGTTTCTTTCTTGAGGGGCATTACCCCTGAAACACAGCAAGATCAGATGAGGCAACTCAAGAGGTTTAATGTTGGTGAAGACTGCCCTGTGTTTGATGGTCTCTATTCCTTCTGTCAAACTTATGCTGGAGGCTCAGTAGGTGGTGCAGTGAAACTAAATCATGGATCTTGTGATATTGCTATAAACTGGGCTGGTGGACTTCATCATGCTAAGAAATGTGAGGCCTCTGGTTTCTGTTACGTGAATGACATAGTGCTGGCAATTTTGGAACTCCTGAAAGTGCATGAG AGAGTCTTGTATGTTGACATTGATATCCATCACGGTGATGGTGTTGAGGAGGCATTTTACACTACTGACAGGGTCATGACTGTTTCATTCCATAAATTTGGAGATTATTTTCCAGGTACAGGGGACGTACGAGATATTGGATATGGTAGTGGTAAATATTATTCTCTTAATGTTCCATTAGATGATGGAATTGATGACGAGAGCTACCAGTCCTTATTTAAACCTATCATGGGTAAAGTAATGGAAGTATTCAGGCCTGGTGCTGTGGTATTACAGTGCGGTGCGGATTCCTTATCCGGGGACAGGTTAGGCTGTTTTAATCTTTCGATCAAAGGTCATGCAGAGTGCGTGAGATACATGAGATCCTTTAATGTCCCACTACTTCTACTGGGTGGAGGTGGATACACAATACGAAATGTTGCTCGCTGCTGGTGTTATGAG ACCGGAGTGGCTCTTGGAACAGAGATAGAGGATAAGATGCCACAACATGAGTACTATGAGTACTTTGGTCCAGATTACACACTTCATGTAGCTCCAAGCAACATGGAAAATAAGAACTCACGTGCAATATTGGACGACATAAGAGCCAAACTGCTGGATAATCTCTCGAAACTTCAGCATGCACCAAGTGTTCCTTTCCAGGAGCGACCGCCTGATACTGATCTCCCCGAG GCAGATGAAGATCAGTACAATGATAATGAAAGGTGGGATGCAGAGACTGACATGGATGTCGATGAGCAGCG TATGCCTTTGTATGGAAGAGTGAAAAGGGAACTCCTTGAACCTGAGCATAAAGATGTG GCCATTGTTAGGGAAGGGGTAGACATGAATGCAACATTTATGGAAGCTGTGAAG